A genome region from Triticum aestivum cultivar Chinese Spring chromosome 2B, IWGSC CS RefSeq v2.1, whole genome shotgun sequence includes the following:
- the LOC123044716 gene encoding protein FLX-like 1: MCKIICSSASLQGFNNPSVGFRRLRMAGRHRNPLPSSFSRGAGAGNHPHPPPPHHPHLPPYHLDEFREPPRLPPHHLDDFRDPARLPPGHPDSLREHPPPPRHHLAGHGGGTLPPASHMAAALEERIGAEIEEAHALLGQNQRLSATHVALVQEVSAVRHELGHTARAIGAAQQEGDLRIREVYERLMKMEAELRAVEEMRAELAHVRMDIQQLGAARQELMGQIQGYTQDLARSAVELQQVAAVKAETQELRHETQHLRSSIELEKKGYAESYEQGQEMQKKLVSVASEVEKLRAEVANAEKRSRAAVSAGNQGYAGSYGNPNANYAANPYNAGYSMTQANATDSGSQYGAGAAHSSWGAYDMQRAPGRR; this comes from the exons ATGTGCAAAATTATCTGTTCGTCGGCGTCCCTTCAAGGCTTCAACAACCCTTCGGTAGGGTTCCGGCGACTCCGGATGGCCGGTCGCCACCGTAACCCGCTGCCTTCTTCCTTCTCCCGCGGCGCCGGTGCCGGAAACCACCCGCACCCTCCTCCGCCCCATCACCCTCATCTCCCGCCTTACCACCTCGACGAATTCCGCGAGCCGCCGCGCCTCCCCCCGCACCACCTCGATGACTTCCGAGACCCGGCTCGCCTGCCACCAGGCCACCCCGACAGCCTCCGCGAgcatcctccgccgccgcgccaccacttGGCGGGCCACGGCGGAGGGACCCTGCCCCCAGCATCGCACATGGCCGCGGCGCTGGAGGAGCGTATCGGCGCGGAGATTGAGGAGGCGCACGCGCTGCTCGGACAGAACCAGCGACTCTCTGCGACGCACGTGGCGCTCGTGCAGGAGGTCTCCGCCGTGCGGCACGAGCTTGGCCACACCGCTCGAGCCATCGGCGCCGCCCAGCAAGAGGGAGATCTCCGTATTCGCGAG GTCTATGAGAGGTTAATGAAAATGGAAGCAGAGCTCCGAGCAGTAGAGGAGATGAGAGCGGAACTTGCACATGTTCGTATGGACATTCAACAGCTGGGTGCAGCAAGACAGGAACTCATGGGTCAGATCCAGGGATATACACAAGATTTGGCTCGTTCAGCAGTAGAGTTGCAGCAGGTGGCTGCAGTGAAAGCTGAGACCCAAGAACTCAGGCATGAAACACAGCATTTAAG ATCCAGTATTGAGCTTGAGAAGAAAggatatgcagagagttatgagcAGGGACAAGAGATGCAGAAGAAATTGGTCTCAGTTGCTTCTGAAGTGGAGAAACTTCGTGCTGAGGTTGCTAATGCTGAGAAGAGATCACGAGCTGCTGTATCTGCAGGCAATCAAG GTTACGCTGGAAGCTATGGAAATCCTAATGCCAATTATGCTGCAAATCCTTACAATGCTGGATACAGCATGACTCAA GCAAATGCTACTGATTCTGGTTCTCAGTATGGGGCTGGGGCAGCGCATAGTTCCTGGGGCGCCTACGACATGCAAAGAGCTCCAGGACGGAGATGA